AAACAATACCTGGCCCGAGGAGTTGATTCCGAACGTCCTTCTAGCTAATATCCCTCAGCTCATCTACTCCTTTCTCTATGTCCTATGCAACGGCATTCTGACAAGCATAACTCTGGCAGACGAATGgaactccttctccctccgcaGCCAGGGGCTCCGCGTTTCAGCGTCTCCCGGGGGACATCAGCGGACATCGCGGTTCCTGTCTCTGCCCTACTGCTATGGGATACCTTTTATTACCTTTTCAGCATTGCTGCACTGGCTTATCTCCCAGAGTATATTCCTAGTGCGCGCTAATGTCTATGATGGCGAGAATAAGAGGGCATTTGACCATGATGTTATGGCACTGGGATATTCGCCGCTCGCAATTGTTATTACAGTATGCGTGGCCGTACTTTTACCAGCGGCTTTATATTTCATGGGTTCCAGGCGCTTTAAATCAGGCATGCCAGTCGCCGGGAGCTGCAGTCTTGCTATTTCTGCAGCTTGTCATCCGTGCGATAAAAAGGGAGACGGTGCCGATGGCAAATTGCAGGGTATCGAATATCGACTTCTGCGATGGGGTGCTGAGCCTTGTCTgccaggagctggagagatTGGGCACTGCGCCTTTTCGGATGCGCATGTCACCACGCCGGAGGACGGAGTGCTATACCGGTGAACTGATATACCCCGTTGTCCGATGTATCACTAGCAGCCTCGTCTGCCGctccgtcctcctcgccaatGGCGACTCAGCGGACTGACACCTTCTCGAAAAAAGTAATTCCGCTCCTATACTTCCTTTGATATACCGCGGGAATCCGTAGGTATCCGCCGATAAAAGGCACATTAACTGTTCATTTGCCACCGATCTACACCACGAGGGGTTCCGGGGCGTTCCTATTGAACATCGACAGTGCATATCTGCGTCGAGGCTGTCGGGCGTGTCTTCTATTGATTGGGCTTACCAAGGCATGTGACCACCTGCTGGAATTATGATGCATGGAAGACGGACGATCACGAATCTCACCCTCCTGCCCCGCCAACTCATTCTCAAATAATGGTGCTGCGATATGCAGAGAGAGGGGTTTATTATCCCCGTCTTCCCAATTGATTCGGTGTTCACCATTTGCGGCACGACCCGGGAGAACTCGATATTCAAGATGCCCCGAAGTCATAACATCTCCTCGCACGACCTCAGGACACTTTCCTCTCTGGTGGGCGGTTCTAAGAGTAAAGATCCACCTGAAACCATTCGGCTTGCTATGCAGACTATCAATGGCTTGCGAGCTGATCTGGACACTGCCGGCCGAACATGTACACAGCTAAGATCTCAACGGGACAATGTCCATAACCATAAGCAGGAACTGAAGAGTAACAAGGAGGCTCTCGAGAGGGCGGTAAAAatgttggaggagaagctcgcGAGACTAGCAACAATCAATAGTTGTCTAAAAGCCGAGCGTGAGGCAGACCAGAGGGAACATGGTAAGCTGGAGGATGAGCATTCGAAGCTGCAGGCGGATCACGCAGCATTGCAGGCGGCCAATACGCGGGTTCATCGGCAGTTGAATGAATCCATGGGCGTGCCTAACGCCAGTTGGAACGAATGCGTAGGTAAGTAA
This is a stretch of genomic DNA from Aspergillus puulaauensis MK2 DNA, chromosome 8, nearly complete sequence. It encodes these proteins:
- a CDS encoding uncharacterized protein (COG:S;~EggNog:ENOG410PKSY;~TransMembrane:3 (o42-61i94-118o138-161i)), with amino-acid sequence MKSSDNIWSSGLGAIQSNTMVTNNTWPEELIPNVLLANIPQLIYSFLYVLCNGILTSITLADEWNSFSLRSQGLRVSASPGGHQRTSRFLSLPYCYGIPFITFSALLHWLISQSIFLVRANVYDGENKRAFDHDVMALGYSPLAIVITVCVAVLLPAALYFMGSRRFKSGMPVAGSCSLAISAACHPCDKKGDGADGKLQGIEYRLLRWGAEPCLPGAGEIGHCAFSDAHVTTPEDGVLYR